Proteins from one Rhodanobacteraceae bacterium genomic window:
- a CDS encoding YqgE/AlgH family protein, producing MLTSSYLGNHLLIAMPGLADPNFSRGVTLLCQHSAEGALGIVINRLSNFILGEVLEQMNISTVVPGLAETPVYAGGPVQTDRGFVVHEAGSAWDSTFRVSDQVAVTTSRDVLAAMAEGRGPQRALVALGYAGWGAGQLEDEIRENSWLSVPASGSILFDTPLEQRWQAAARLAGVDMRLLTDYAGHA from the coding sequence ATGCTGACCTCTTCCTACCTGGGCAACCATCTGCTCATCGCGATGCCGGGCCTGGCCGACCCGAACTTCTCGCGCGGTGTGACCCTGCTGTGCCAGCACAGCGCCGAGGGCGCGCTCGGCATCGTGATCAACCGCCTGTCGAACTTCATACTGGGCGAGGTGCTGGAGCAGATGAACATCAGCACCGTGGTGCCTGGACTAGCGGAAACGCCGGTGTACGCCGGCGGCCCGGTGCAGACCGATCGCGGTTTCGTGGTGCACGAGGCGGGCTCTGCGTGGGATTCCACCTTCCGCGTGTCCGACCAGGTGGCAGTCACCACCTCGCGCGACGTGCTGGCGGCGATGGCCGAGGGGCGCGGTCCGCAGCGCGCGCTGGTGGCGCTGGGCTATGCGGGCTGGGGCGCGGGGCAACTGGAAGACGAGATCCGCGAGAACTCCTGGCTGAGCGTACCGGCAAGCGGTTCGATCCTGTTCGATACTCCGCTGGAGCAGCGCTGGCAGGCCGCGGCGCGCCTGGCGGGCGTCGACATGCGCCTGCTGACTGACTACGCCGGGCACGCCTGA
- a CDS encoding DUF1800 family protein, whose protein sequence is MQAFQWLGRCAIAAIVALVAGHARAQVPDTLYRSNFENVTDAPASDAEAARFLTQATFGPTRAEIARLRSIGYGQWLDQQLSMPATLTRPWLDTLAQNTDFTLNSGHRVDRWWVQAVYAPDQLRQRVAFALSQILVASESGGIDTRMVAEYTDIMARGAFGTYRNLLNEVTFSPTMGQWLTYVRNRAAYQSGGSFVLPDENYAREVMQLFSFGLVKRNLDFSPQLSGGNPIPPTTTRSSPSSHGCSPGFPTGRTNYTGTSFGNNTNANFVAPMVCFPMVSGSNSNYSANGLTFHDMGAKTIFDGIVLPANATNNQANCNQDFANALNAIANHASVAPFISRQLIQRFVTSNPSPAYIQRVATVFNNNGSGVRGDFAAVIRAVLMDSEARGAPSGNFGKLREPVLRLTALWRGLDVIQGQPETSTGNVGNISMSLGFDSSLAQRPYNSPTVFNFYEPDFQNPGALQNANLYSPEFQILNESSITRLNDTIQSRIADWYVGSTSCNTVTRPCVPFAPYVAMIQTANATTYGQLVDEFNLRLMYGAMSANMRSVLVNMLSSQSTPTTDATRISRIQQLLRVIIVSPEFSVQR, encoded by the coding sequence ATGCAAGCGTTTCAATGGTTGGGTCGCTGCGCAATTGCGGCGATCGTTGCACTGGTTGCCGGGCACGCCCGGGCGCAGGTGCCGGATACCCTCTACCGGAGCAACTTCGAGAACGTCACCGATGCGCCGGCCAGTGATGCGGAGGCCGCGCGCTTCCTGACCCAAGCTACCTTTGGCCCGACACGTGCCGAGATTGCGCGGCTCCGGTCAATCGGCTACGGCCAATGGCTGGATCAACAGCTCTCGATGCCGGCGACGCTGACCCGCCCGTGGCTGGATACGCTGGCCCAGAATACCGATTTCACGCTCAATTCCGGTCATCGCGTAGACCGCTGGTGGGTCCAGGCGGTCTACGCTCCGGACCAGTTGCGCCAGCGCGTGGCATTCGCCCTGAGTCAGATCCTGGTCGCATCCGAGAGCGGCGGCATCGACACCCGGATGGTCGCGGAATACACCGACATCATGGCTCGCGGTGCCTTCGGCACCTATCGCAATTTGCTCAACGAGGTAACGTTCAGCCCGACCATGGGCCAGTGGCTGACCTATGTGCGCAACCGCGCTGCCTACCAGAGTGGCGGCTCCTTCGTGTTGCCGGACGAGAACTACGCCCGCGAAGTGATGCAGCTGTTTTCGTTCGGACTGGTCAAGCGCAATCTGGATTTCTCGCCGCAGCTTTCCGGCGGAAACCCGATTCCACCTACGACAACACGATCATCGCCGAGCTCGCACGGGTGTTCACCGGGCTTTCCTACCGGACGCACCAACTACACCGGAACCAGTTTCGGCAACAACACCAACGCCAATTTCGTGGCACCGATGGTGTGCTTCCCGATGGTCAGCGGCAGCAATTCCAACTACAGCGCAAATGGCCTGACGTTTCACGACATGGGGGCGAAGACGATCTTCGACGGGATCGTGCTGCCCGCCAACGCAACCAACAATCAGGCCAACTGCAACCAGGACTTCGCGAATGCGCTGAACGCCATTGCCAACCATGCCAGCGTCGCACCCTTCATCAGTCGGCAGCTGATCCAGCGCTTCGTCACCAGCAACCCCTCGCCGGCCTACATCCAGCGTGTCGCCACGGTCTTCAACAACAACGGCTCTGGGGTACGCGGTGATTTCGCCGCGGTGATCCGGGCGGTGCTGATGGACAGTGAGGCGCGCGGTGCGCCTTCCGGCAACTTCGGCAAATTGCGTGAGCCGGTGCTGCGTCTGACCGCATTGTGGCGCGGCCTGGATGTGATCCAGGGGCAACCGGAAACGTCGACCGGCAATGTCGGCAACATCAGCATGTCGCTTGGATTCGACAGCTCGCTCGCGCAGCGCCCGTACAACTCGCCGACGGTGTTCAACTTCTACGAGCCGGATTTCCAGAATCCGGGCGCCCTGCAGAATGCCAACCTGTACTCGCCCGAGTTCCAGATCCTCAACGAGTCGTCGATCACACGCCTCAACGACACCATCCAGAGCCGGATCGCGGACTGGTACGTCGGCAGCACGAGCTGCAATACCGTGACCCGGCCATGTGTGCCCTTCGCCCCGTACGTGGCAATGATCCAGACCGCCAATGCCACCACTTACGGGCAACTCGTCGACGAATTCAACCTGCGGCTGATGTACGGCGCGATGAGCGCCAACATGCGCAGCGTCCTGGTGAACATGCTCAGCTCCCAGTCCACACCGACCACCGACGCAACGCGCATCTCGCGCATCCAGCAGTTACTGCGCGTGATCATCGTGTCCCCCGAATTCTCCGTGCAGCGCTGA
- a CDS encoding DUF1501 domain-containing protein, translated as MSRIRREQRREFLKQFCATLAGGSALSLIPQLRLMQSALAAPAGDTGYRALVCVFLNGGSDSFNWLVPNDARHAIYLASRGGVYSGTNGPLGLALNSLLPVNLAAPGGGALPGGATYGLHPACADWTSIDDNGAQSNMPGLQTLTNQGKIAWLANTGTLVVPLTKATYSSLPRPPQLYSHNDQTNLWFQGRETANFRYGWGGQVADLLFGQNSPIVGSTPPLTMPMNVSFAGSNRFQVGTQVVPYQMSSCGDPNSGNPFAGSIVGTNFANCSGTDSLNNFRACSSSTLDADDQALCALLGASGNLFQTEHAATMRRAMDLAGQMGLKLTGTPNPSLLNTPFRALADNQAVAGYNLAADGNNTLAEQLAMVARMIKVRSQLGQSRNIFFVSLGGFDTHATQMPDNGQPRLLRRVSRALGAFYQALVEMGVENSVTTFTMSEFSRTLNSNGDGSDHAWGGTHLVMGGAVNGGNATSGRLYGTFPDLTLNGPDCFSRGQMIPTTAMDQMAATLASWMGLSAGQVDAIFPNLSNFSSANLGFM; from the coding sequence ATGTCCCGCATCCGTCGTGAACAGCGCCGCGAATTCCTCAAGCAGTTCTGCGCCACGCTTGCCGGGGGATCGGCTCTCTCGCTGATCCCGCAACTTCGCCTGATGCAGTCGGCACTGGCTGCCCCGGCTGGGGACACAGGGTACCGCGCGCTGGTCTGCGTGTTCCTCAATGGGGGCAGCGACAGCTTCAACTGGTTGGTGCCGAATGACGCGCGCCATGCGATCTACCTGGCCTCCCGCGGGGGCGTGTACAGCGGAACCAACGGCCCCCTGGGCCTGGCGCTGAACAGCCTGTTGCCGGTGAACCTCGCCGCTCCCGGGGGCGGTGCGCTCCCGGGTGGGGCGACCTATGGCCTGCATCCGGCCTGCGCGGACTGGACCTCGATCGACGACAACGGCGCGCAGAGCAACATGCCCGGACTGCAGACCCTGACCAACCAGGGCAAGATCGCGTGGCTGGCGAACACCGGGACCCTGGTGGTGCCGCTGACCAAGGCCACCTACAGTTCATTGCCGCGTCCGCCCCAACTGTACTCGCACAACGACCAGACCAACCTCTGGTTCCAGGGGCGCGAAACCGCGAACTTCCGCTACGGCTGGGGCGGTCAGGTGGCAGACCTGCTGTTTGGCCAGAACTCGCCGATCGTCGGCAGCACCCCGCCGTTGACGATGCCGATGAATGTCTCGTTCGCAGGCAGCAACCGTTTCCAGGTCGGAACGCAGGTGGTGCCTTACCAGATGTCCAGTTGCGGCGACCCGAATTCCGGAAACCCGTTCGCGGGTTCGATCGTCGGCACCAATTTCGCGAATTGCTCGGGAACCGACTCGCTGAACAATTTCCGCGCCTGCAGCAGCAGCACCCTGGATGCGGACGACCAAGCCCTGTGCGCGTTGCTGGGTGCCAGCGGCAACCTGTTCCAGACCGAGCACGCTGCGACCATGCGCAGGGCCATGGACCTCGCCGGGCAGATGGGTCTGAAATTGACCGGAACGCCCAATCCCTCGCTGCTGAACACGCCATTTCGCGCGCTTGCCGACAATCAGGCGGTGGCGGGGTACAACCTGGCGGCCGATGGCAACAACACCCTCGCCGAGCAGCTGGCGATGGTTGCCCGCATGATCAAGGTACGCAGTCAGCTCGGACAGTCGCGCAACATCTTCTTCGTTTCGCTGGGTGGCTTCGATACCCATGCCACCCAGATGCCCGACAACGGCCAGCCACGGTTGCTGCGCCGGGTCTCGCGCGCGCTCGGCGCCTTCTACCAGGCCCTGGTCGAAATGGGCGTGGAGAACAGCGTCACGACATTCACCATGAGTGAGTTCTCGCGAACACTGAACTCGAATGGAGATGGCAGCGACCATGCGTGGGGTGGCACCCATCTGGTGATGGGCGGTGCCGTCAACGGAGGCAATGCCACCAGCGGGCGCCTGTATGGCACTTTCCCCGATCTGACCCTGAACGGCCCCGACTGCTTCTCACGTGGGCAGATGATCCCGACCACGGCGATGGACCAGATGGCCGCTACCCTGGCCAGCTGGATGGGTCTCAGCGCCGGTCAGGTCGATGCCATCTTCCCGAACCTATCGAATTTCTCCAGCGCGAACCTCGGGTTCATGTGA
- a CDS encoding energy transducer TonB: MLFATVIHAVLIFGVGFTDEDSPGSALPALDVILVQSATQETPDKADFLANAAQAGGGTSEEAKRPTQVFTSPVPKPEEGVAPMPVRAAAPAPKPAETAPTPVLTQDQSALQVSPVQPREERRQRELPRDEIPIERSMEMARLASELDRQAQAYAKRPKRKFISANTREYAYANYMAAWVARVERVGNLNYPDEARRRKLEGSLVLTVAINKDGSLERIDIIRSSGQAVLDDAAQRIVELSAPFTPVPQGKEEIDILHITRTWQFVAGDVSMR, encoded by the coding sequence CTGCTGTTCGCCACCGTGATCCATGCGGTGCTGATCTTCGGCGTGGGCTTCACGGACGAGGATTCGCCCGGGTCGGCGCTGCCCGCGCTGGACGTGATCCTGGTGCAATCAGCCACCCAGGAGACCCCGGACAAGGCGGATTTCCTGGCCAATGCCGCTCAGGCCGGCGGCGGCACCAGTGAGGAGGCGAAGCGCCCGACCCAGGTGTTCACTTCGCCTGTACCCAAACCCGAGGAGGGCGTGGCGCCAATGCCTGTCCGTGCGGCGGCGCCTGCGCCCAAGCCCGCGGAGACGGCGCCCACACCGGTGCTCACCCAGGACCAGTCTGCGCTGCAGGTAAGCCCGGTCCAGCCGCGCGAAGAGCGCCGCCAGCGCGAACTCCCGCGCGACGAGATTCCGATCGAACGCAGCATGGAAATGGCCCGCCTCGCCTCGGAACTCGACCGCCAGGCCCAGGCATATGCCAAGCGCCCCAAGCGCAAGTTCATTTCGGCCAACACCCGCGAGTACGCCTATGCCAACTACATGGCCGCATGGGTGGCGCGAGTCGAGCGCGTCGGCAACCTGAATTACCCGGACGAAGCTCGCCGGCGCAAACTCGAAGGCAGCCTGGTTCTGACCGTGGCGATCAACAAGGACGGCAGCCTGGAACGGATCGACATCATTCGCTCCTCGGGCCAGGCAGTTCTCGACGACGCCGCGCAACGGATCGTCGAACTGTCGGCGCCATTCACGCCGGTTCCGCAGGGCAAGGAGGAAATCGACATCCTGCACATCACCCGGACCTGGCAGTTCGTGGCCGGAGATGTGTCAATGCGCTGA
- the gshB gene encoding glutathione synthase: MPRRLAVLMDPIQKLKIHKDSTFAMLLEAQRRGHEIHVLEQRDLGLANGRAWLRTRPTRVKDDPHGWFEQSEPRIHDAGEFDWILMRKDPPFDSEYLYDTQILERAEAQGAHVVNRPAALRDANEKLFTALFPQCCPPTLVSRQPSDLRGFVAEHGPSVVKVLDSMGGTSIFRVNLEDPNLNVIFETVTQEGTRAALIQRYIPEIVDGDKRILMIDGEPVPYALARIPRAGEFRGNLAKGGSGRGQPLSERDRWICSEVGPELKRRGLVFVGLDVIGSYLTEVNVTSPTCIRELDAQFGINIAGMLFDRLEAMRE; the protein is encoded by the coding sequence ATGCCCCGCCGCCTGGCCGTGCTGATGGATCCGATCCAGAAGCTGAAAATTCACAAGGACTCGACCTTCGCGATGTTGCTGGAGGCACAGCGCCGCGGGCATGAAATCCACGTGCTGGAGCAGCGCGACCTGGGACTCGCCAACGGCCGCGCCTGGCTGCGCACCCGCCCGACCCGCGTCAAGGATGACCCGCACGGCTGGTTCGAACAGAGTGAGCCCCGGATCCATGACGCTGGCGAGTTTGACTGGATCCTGATGCGCAAGGATCCTCCGTTCGACTCCGAGTACCTCTACGACACCCAGATCCTGGAACGCGCCGAGGCGCAGGGCGCACACGTGGTCAACCGGCCGGCCGCGCTGCGCGATGCCAACGAGAAGTTGTTCACCGCGCTGTTCCCGCAGTGCTGTCCGCCGACGCTGGTGTCGCGCCAGCCGTCCGACCTGCGCGGTTTTGTCGCAGAGCACGGGCCGTCGGTGGTCAAGGTGCTGGACTCGATGGGCGGCACCTCGATCTTCCGGGTGAACCTCGAGGATCCCAACCTCAATGTGATTTTCGAGACGGTCACGCAGGAAGGCACGAGGGCTGCGCTGATCCAGCGCTACATCCCCGAGATCGTCGACGGCGACAAGCGCATCCTGATGATCGACGGCGAACCGGTGCCCTACGCACTGGCGCGCATCCCGCGCGCCGGCGAGTTCCGCGGCAATCTCGCCAAGGGCGGCAGCGGTCGCGGCCAGCCGCTGAGCGAGCGCGATCGCTGGATCTGCAGTGAGGTGGGGCCGGAACTGAAGCGGCGTGGACTGGTGTTCGTCGGACTCGACGTGATCGGCAGTTATCTCACCGAGGTGAACGTGACCAGCCCGACCTGCATCCGCGAACTCGACGCACAATTTGGCATCAACATTGCCGGCATGCTGTTCGACCGGCTCGAGGCGATGCGCGAGTGA
- the pilG gene encoding twitching motility response regulator PilG, with protein MVIDDSKTIRRTAETLLKKEGCDVVTATDGFEALAKISDHQPHIIFVDIMMPRLDGYQTCALIKNNQVFKGTPVIMLSSKDGLFDKARGRIVGSEQYLTKPFTREELLGAIRRYVDARTAAPQH; from the coding sequence ATGGTCATCGACGACAGCAAGACCATCCGCAGGACTGCCGAAACATTGCTCAAGAAGGAAGGCTGTGACGTGGTCACCGCCACCGACGGGTTCGAGGCGCTGGCCAAGATCTCGGACCACCAGCCGCACATCATTTTCGTCGACATCATGATGCCGCGCCTGGATGGCTATCAGACGTGTGCGCTGATCAAGAACAATCAGGTGTTCAAAGGCACGCCGGTGATCATGCTGTCCAGCAAGGATGGCCTGTTCGACAAGGCACGCGGCCGCATCGTTGGTTCGGAACAGTACCTGACCAAGCCGTTCACCCGCGAAGAACTGCTCGGTGCGATCCGTCGCTACGTCGAC